One window from the genome of Micromonospora aurantiaca ATCC 27029 encodes:
- the sthA gene encoding Si-specific NAD(P)(+) transhydrogenase gives MYDYDLLVLGSGPSGQKAAIAAAKLGRRVAIVDRRDMLGGVCINTGTVPSKTLREAVLYLTGLSQRDLYGSSYRVKEDITVADLAARTQHVITRQTDVIRNQLARNKVSLITGTGRFADAHSVWVDAGSGRETRVSFDKAVIAAGTRPARPDSVDFDDRTIVDSDGVINLQAVPRSMVVVGAGVIGMEYASLFAALGTKVTVVERRPRMLDFCDEEIVESLKYHLRDLSVTFRFGEEVAAVEKHRSAALCVLRSGKKIAADTVMYSAGRQGQTDDLALEAAGLTADHRGRITVDADYRTTVENIYAVGDVIGFPALASTSMEQGRLAAQHACGEPARGMSDLQPIGIYTIPEISFVGKTEEELTDASVPFEVGIARYRELARGQIVGDSYGMLKLLVSPEDGRLLGVHVFGTGATEIVHIGQAVMGCGGTVDYLLDAVFNYPTLAEAYKVAALDAANKIRNITRIDT, from the coding sequence GTGTATGACTACGACCTGCTGGTGCTGGGCTCCGGACCGAGTGGACAGAAGGCGGCGATCGCCGCGGCGAAGCTGGGCCGCCGCGTCGCGATCGTGGACCGCCGCGACATGCTCGGCGGAGTGTGCATCAACACCGGCACCGTGCCGTCCAAGACGCTGCGCGAGGCGGTCCTCTACCTGACCGGGCTGAGTCAGCGCGACCTCTACGGCAGCAGCTACCGGGTCAAGGAGGACATCACCGTCGCGGACCTGGCCGCCCGCACCCAGCACGTGATCACCCGGCAGACCGACGTCATCCGCAACCAGCTGGCCCGCAACAAGGTCTCGCTGATCACCGGCACCGGCCGGTTCGCCGACGCCCACTCCGTCTGGGTCGACGCCGGCTCCGGCCGGGAGACCCGGGTCAGCTTCGACAAGGCGGTCATCGCCGCCGGCACCCGCCCGGCCCGCCCGGACAGCGTCGACTTCGACGACCGGACGATCGTCGACTCCGACGGCGTCATCAACCTCCAGGCCGTACCGCGCAGCATGGTCGTCGTCGGCGCCGGGGTGATCGGCATGGAGTACGCGTCCCTGTTCGCCGCGCTCGGCACCAAGGTGACAGTGGTCGAGCGCCGCCCGCGGATGCTCGACTTCTGCGACGAGGAGATCGTCGAATCCCTGAAGTACCACCTGCGGGACCTGTCGGTGACCTTCCGCTTCGGCGAGGAGGTGGCCGCCGTGGAGAAGCACCGCAGCGCTGCGCTCTGCGTCCTGCGCAGCGGCAAGAAGATCGCCGCCGACACGGTGATGTACTCGGCCGGGCGGCAGGGGCAGACCGACGACCTCGCGCTGGAGGCGGCCGGGCTCACCGCCGACCACCGGGGCCGGATCACCGTCGACGCCGACTACCGCACCACCGTCGAGAACATCTACGCCGTCGGCGACGTGATCGGCTTCCCCGCGCTGGCGTCCACCTCGATGGAACAGGGCCGGCTGGCCGCCCAGCACGCCTGCGGCGAACCGGCGCGCGGCATGTCGGACCTGCAACCGATCGGCATCTACACCATTCCGGAGATCAGCTTCGTCGGGAAGACCGAGGAGGAGCTGACGGATGCGTCCGTCCCGTTCGAGGTGGGCATCGCCCGCTACCGGGAGCTGGCCCGGGGGCAGATCGTCGGCGACTCGTACGGCATGCTGAAACTGCTGGTCTCACCCGAGGACGGGCGGCTGCTCGGGGTGCACGTGTTCGGCACGGGCGCCACCGAGATCGTCCACATCGGGCAGGCCGTGATGGGTTGCGGCGGCACCGTCGACTACCTGCTGGACGCCGTCTTCAACTACCCGACGCTGGCGGAGGCGTACAAGGTGGCCGCCCTCGACGCCGCCAACAAGATCCGCAACATCACCCGGATCGACACCTGA
- a CDS encoding gamma-glutamyltransferase family protein, producing MAFTTRPTLRGTFGMVSSTHWLASQSAMGVLERGGNAFDAAVAAGFVLHVVEPHLNGPAGEVPAVLATATDPTPRVLCGQGPAPAAATVAHFRSLGLDLVPGAGPLAAVVPGAVDAWLLLLRDHGTRTLAEVLEPAIGYAAAGHPLVGPAGQTVARVRSLFTDHWPTSARLWLRDGRPPAPGEMVTNPAYADTLRRLVDAGRAAGADREAQIEAARLAWREGFVAEAIDAFSRLPFRDSSGRAHAGLVTGDDLAGWSATWEEPVTLDWHGHTIAKTGFWGQGPVLLQTLSILDALDDPRVHDPSSLEGIHAQAEALKLAFADREAWYGDTDVPGSALLSAGYARARAALVGDRADTTLRPGSPAGEPPRLPSHLHTDVGRGAVPQDPSTGEPTVRADGVTRGDTCHVDVVDRWGNIVSATPSGGWLQSSPVIPELGFPLGSRLQMCWLEEGLASTLRPGRRPRTTLSPTLVLRDGEPVMACGTPGGDQQDQWQLLFLLRHLAGGQELQEAIDAPTWHTTSFPASFYPREVEPGVLVLEDRIDGDVLAGLRARGHTVRLSDPWSLGRMCAVARDPRTGVLSAAANPRGAQGYATGR from the coding sequence ATGGCGTTCACCACCCGGCCGACGTTGCGCGGCACGTTCGGCATGGTCTCCTCCACGCACTGGCTGGCCAGCCAGTCCGCGATGGGCGTGCTGGAACGCGGCGGCAACGCCTTCGACGCCGCGGTGGCCGCCGGGTTCGTGCTGCACGTCGTGGAGCCGCACCTCAACGGGCCGGCCGGCGAGGTGCCCGCGGTCCTCGCCACCGCGACCGACCCCACCCCGCGGGTGCTGTGCGGTCAGGGCCCGGCCCCTGCGGCCGCGACGGTCGCCCACTTCCGGTCGCTCGGCCTGGACCTCGTGCCGGGCGCCGGTCCGCTCGCCGCCGTCGTGCCGGGCGCTGTCGACGCCTGGCTGTTGCTGCTGCGCGACCACGGCACCCGAACGCTCGCCGAGGTGCTGGAACCGGCGATCGGCTACGCCGCCGCAGGCCATCCGCTGGTCGGCCCGGCCGGGCAGACCGTCGCGCGGGTCCGTTCGCTGTTCACCGACCACTGGCCGACCTCCGCGCGCCTCTGGCTCCGCGACGGCCGCCCGCCCGCGCCGGGGGAGATGGTCACCAACCCGGCGTACGCGGACACGCTGCGCCGCCTCGTCGACGCGGGACGGGCCGCTGGTGCGGACCGGGAGGCGCAGATCGAGGCGGCCCGGCTCGCCTGGCGGGAGGGTTTCGTCGCCGAGGCGATCGACGCGTTCAGCCGGCTGCCGTTCCGCGACTCCAGCGGGCGTGCGCACGCCGGGCTGGTCACCGGCGACGACCTGGCCGGATGGTCGGCCACCTGGGAGGAACCGGTCACGCTGGACTGGCACGGGCACACGATCGCCAAGACCGGCTTCTGGGGCCAGGGCCCGGTGCTGCTCCAGACGCTCTCCATTCTGGACGCGCTCGACGACCCGCGTGTCCACGACCCGTCGAGCCTGGAGGGCATCCACGCGCAGGCCGAGGCGCTGAAGCTCGCGTTCGCCGACCGGGAGGCGTGGTACGGCGACACCGACGTGCCGGGCTCCGCGCTGCTGTCGGCCGGCTACGCCCGTGCGCGGGCCGCGTTGGTCGGCGACCGTGCCGACACGACGCTGCGCCCCGGAAGCCCGGCGGGCGAGCCGCCCCGGCTCCCGTCCCACCTGCACACCGACGTGGGTCGCGGGGCCGTCCCGCAGGATCCGAGCACCGGCGAACCCACGGTACGGGCGGACGGCGTGACCCGCGGCGACACCTGCCACGTCGACGTGGTGGACCGGTGGGGCAACATCGTCTCTGCCACGCCCAGCGGTGGCTGGCTGCAGAGTTCACCTGTCATCCCGGAGCTGGGCTTCCCGCTCGGCAGCCGGTTGCAGATGTGCTGGCTGGAGGAGGGGCTCGCCTCCACGCTGCGGCCGGGGCGGCGTCCGCGTACCACGCTCAGCCCGACGCTCGTGCTCCGCGACGGCGAGCCGGTGATGGCCTGCGGGACGCCCGGCGGCGACCAGCAGGACCAGTGGCAGTTGCTGTTCCTGCTGCGGCACCTGGCCGGCGGGCAGGAGTTGCAGGAGGCGATCGACGCGCCGACGTGGCACACGACGAGCTTCCCCGCGTCGTTCTATCCACGCGAGGTCGAGCCGGGCGTGTTGGTGCTGGAGGACCGGATCGACGGCGACGTGCTGGCGGGCCTGCGCGCAAGGGGCCACACCGTCCGCTTGTCCGACCCGTGGAGCCTGGGCCGCATGTGCGCGGTGGCACGCGACCCACGCACCGGTGTCCTCTCCGCCGCGGCGAACCCCCGAGGCGCCCAGGGCTACGCCACAGGCCGCTGA
- a CDS encoding DUF6368 family protein: MAGPCVAVLLPDPWTASHVELFRVWLAEALTNQTGDWWLLREPSRLGWQAESPVTGPMLVEPDDWDVEDPDEATFLARAAGFRPATEVVLASATNGVDDHRFLAHLAVAIAHRYGGLIDLTGPLPVPPPARVRVLDAVEAGTGIEEWWAGSRETLRMLGGAWHEIPYVAAGGTRHIYHVVEPDLLTVWLTHPQFRMVK; encoded by the coding sequence GTGGCCGGGCCCTGTGTCGCAGTCCTGCTGCCCGATCCGTGGACCGCTTCGCATGTCGAACTGTTCCGGGTCTGGCTGGCGGAGGCGCTCACCAACCAGACCGGCGACTGGTGGCTGCTCCGAGAGCCGTCCCGCTTGGGCTGGCAGGCTGAGTCACCGGTTACCGGGCCGATGCTGGTCGAGCCGGATGACTGGGACGTGGAGGATCCGGACGAGGCAACATTTCTGGCGCGCGCCGCCGGGTTCCGGCCCGCGACAGAGGTCGTTCTGGCCTCGGCGACGAACGGCGTGGACGACCACCGGTTCCTGGCGCATCTCGCGGTAGCGATAGCGCACCGGTACGGCGGCCTGATCGATCTCACCGGTCCACTACCGGTCCCACCTCCGGCGAGAGTCCGCGTCCTCGATGCCGTCGAGGCCGGTACCGGGATCGAGGAGTGGTGGGCCGGATCCCGGGAGACCCTCAGGATGCTCGGCGGGGCATGGCACGAGATCCCCTACGTGGCCGCCGGTGGCACCCGGCACATCTACCACGTCGTCGAGCCCGATCTCCTGACAGTTTGGTTGACGCATCCACAATTTCGCATGGTGAAGTAG